The window CTGTCCATCCCCAACTTAATCATTGCGGGCACTCGGCGTTGCCTCGATATATCCCGCTTGCTTTGAAGTTGGGGACTTCCGCGATTCCGTTAAAAAAACAGTTCACTGAGCCATCGCCCCAAACTTAACCCTGACAAACAGGTTCCCGCCATAATCATAAAAGTATGGGACTTACTAAAAGACTTAATTAATTCCTTCCTCGCCTTAGAGACAGCCCCTACAATAAACCCAGCAATAGCGCCAGCCACAGCCCAAGTCCAAAGAGCACCTCCAGCCAGAAAGGCAAACCCCACCCCAACAGCTACCCATACCACGCCCCCAACGACAACTCCAGCCAACGCCTCAAACACAAACCAAGCCCAAGCCCAAGCCCAAGCCCAAGCAATCACCACAACCACAATAAAAAACTTGCCCGCGCTCATCGCCAACGCAACACGTCCAGCCACTGAGCCAAACACAAACCACGTTATAGCCCCAGTTCCAGAAAAAACAGCTATCGTGATGGCACTTCCCAAGCGTCCACGCGGCAAAGTAAAAGCCACATGTCGAGATATCGCCCAAAGAACGAACCAAGCCACAGCCCCAGCCATGCCAGCCCCAGCCACAGCCCCAGCCAGCCCTGTTCCAGCCTTAGCCACAACCACAAGCCCAACCCAAGCCATAGGCACAATCCCAACCCAAGCCTCAACCCATACAAAAGGCATGAGTTTTGCCCAAGAACCAATGGCTTCAGCTAACACAAAAGCCACAGCAAAAGCTATAGCCCACAACGGGGTATTGACGAAAAAGAAGCCTGCTGTGGCATAGCCTAAGAAGCTGCTCAAGAGTTCACTCTCAGGAAGAGATCTGCGTTTCATAGCTGACCGTGTTACCTATCTCAAAAGAATAAAGCTCATCAGCCGAAAGGTCTGTCTATGGTAGTTCAGATATTGCAAAGGGTAAGTAGGTTAGTAACACTTTAGAGATGTTTGCATCCAAGTTGCCTATATTCGACTTCAACACAATTAAGAACGAATAGCACCCTCTACACACAATCTCGATTCGATACTTCTCCATCTGGCATAATGGTTTGACAAATCAGCGCACACCTCATGTTGGCTCCCCCTAAATTGGCATCACTCAGGTTGGCACCGAACAAGTTAGCACTTCTCAAATTGGTCGCCATCAAGTTGGCTCCTGTCAAATCAGCTCCACTTAGGTTAGCACTCCTCAAGTTGGCACCAAATAAGTTAGCTTCTCTTAGATAAGCGTGATATAAGTCAGCTTCTCTTAAAAGGGCACTATTTAGATAAGCATGATACAGATCGGCATACCCCAAAAGCGCCCCACTCAGGTTGGCATGATATAAGTCAGCTCCGCTCAGGTTGGCACCGTTGAGAATCGCACCGTTGAGAATCGCACCCCGCAGTACAGCACCACAGAGTACGGCACGATTCAGAAAGGCATTACTGAGGAGCGCACTGCTCAAAACAGCTCGATTCAAGACAGCTCGATTCAGGACAGCTCGACTCAGAATGGCACCTCCCAAGTTGGCATCACTCAAATCAGCACGAGCCAGGTTGGCATCAAACAAATCGGCACCCCTGAAATCGGCACCCCTGAGATCGGTATCGCTCAGATTAATCCCTTCTAAATTAGGAAAATCAAAAGATCTTTCTCCTGCCGCATAACGCTCCAAAAGCTCGATAGCATTCATATATTTGTTTTGAGGAGTTGACTCTAACTGAATTGTTCCAAAATCCAGTCCCAAACCTAAATGGGCGTTATTGTTGCTCTAGGAGTTAGCATCCAATTCCCCGCATCTGTCGCTGGATGCTGGGATTATAAAGGGCGATCGCGTCTGGGAATTGCTTTTTTTAGTTGAAATTCAACTGGATTAGAATCATTGACTCTAATATAGAATTGCTAACTTTCCTAAAAGTCAGGTTTAAAATTTAAATTTACAATCGTTAGTTTACTTCTTTTTAGTAATCACCAGAACGTCTCTGTATATAGATAGAATCAATAAATAACCATGAATACTTTAATGAAAGCGATAGATTATGCAACTATCAATCTAGATCAATTGATGGCTGCTCTATCTCAACATTTACTACTAGTGGGAATGCCAATGGCAATTGGTTTAGGGCTGGGTTTACCCTTAGGGTTTCTCAGTTCGCGATCGCGCTCAGCCTCAACGATATTAATTAACAGCTTTAATGCTTTACGGGTAATTCCCAGTTTGGCTATTTTATTTGTTGCCATTCCCTATTTTGGACTCACCTTTACTTCTGCCGCGATCGCACTCACGCTTTTGGTCATGCCTCCCATTTTGATCAGTACAGATGTTGCGTTTCGCAGTATCGAACCCACCGTTCAAGAAGCCGCCAAAGGCATGGGAATGACACCCCGACAAGTGATACAACAAGTAGAAATTCCTCTCGCCTTACCTGTAATGATCGCTGGCATCAAAACGGCAACCGTAGAAGTGATCGCTAGCGCAACACTTGCTGCTTTTATTGGTGCTGGGGGGTTAGGTAGCTTTATTGTGCTGGGCTTTGCCCTTTATGACAAGGCCATTCTTCTGGTTGGAGCAATTCCTGTGGCTTTATTAGCACTCATAGCAGAGGTGAGTTTGAGTGTTCTACAACGATCGCTACAGCCACCTACAGCCAAGTCGCTGATTGTCCAAAATGCATCTGAGAAGCGCTATATCAATTTGACATAGACGCGATCGCACCGCTTTGTCTCCACGCCCGTTGCGGGTTGATAACCACTAGTTTCGTATAACTTGACACCTTCTTTAAGCACACTAGCTGTTTCAATCCAAATTTCCTGGAAGCCTCGATCTGCGATCGCTTTTTCCAACTGCTGTAACAAATATTTCCCCAAGCCTTGCCCCCGCACAGACGCAGATAGATACATTTTGCGAATCTCTACCGCCTGATTTCCTCGCTGGATCGGGTAGTAAGCACCAGTTCCTACTAGTTGCCCTTGTTGTTCCACCACCCAAAACTCTCCCCCTACAGCAGTGTAAAAGGCTTCTACATCTAAAACATCTCGATCAGCCCCAGTAGGCTCCCAAGGCAAGCCATATTCGGTAAGGGCATCCCTGATAATGGCGGCGGCTTTCTCGCGATCGCGAGGCTCCCAGGCACGAATCACAAAGTTTTTGTAGGACATTTCCTGTCGTATTTCAGCATACGGGTTGGGGTTGTCTGTGTCACTGATGGGCATATCAAAGACGATTTCAAATTTTGAAGCTGGCATGAACCGATGCAAAACTCTCTTGTGATCTTCTGCATCCTGACGATTATAAAAGCGGGCGACGGTGTAGTGCTTAGCATCAGGTAAAATACATGCAATCGCCCAAGGACGACTACTATCTTCTGTTAATTGGATTCGTTGTTTACTCATGACACCCTTTTGGAAATGCTATTTAGAGGAAAGGCGATTACCTTGCACGGGCAAACGTGGGCAATCGCCAATGCTCGTAATCCAGTGAAACCAATACAAATCTCAGATGATTTCCGTCTAGGCATCACCTCCTTGAACAATGCAGTTGCTAACCCGCACCAAAGCACAGGCACTACCTCAGAAGGAGTCCCGATAGATATCTATGCGACTGCTTAAATGAGACACTTTTAGGAAAGACCAGTCAGCTTGCTCTCTTAAGAAGTTGGTGAAACTGGCTAGTCTTTTTTGCTTACAACCAACACTTTAGTGTTGATTTGCTTTTGTGTCAACACTAAAGTGTTGAAAATCGATGTGCTATGAATTCAGACCGTTCAGAAACCAATTCAGCAGAAATTACCTTGAAAACCCTCAGAGAAGGTCGAGGGATAACTCAAGGAGAACTGGGGAGTAAGTTAGGTCTGAGCTATCGAGCGATCGCAGAATGGGAAAGTGGTAGAAAACTCCCGCGTTTTGATAATGCAGTTGCCTTAGCGCGTGAGTTAGGCGTTTCGCTCAAAGTTCTGGCTCAGGCGATGCAAATCGACGTTGAGGGCGTGCGGGATGATGAACTGCAAAAGGAATGGCCTTTACAGGGAGATAGTTGAGGTGATTTGCGATCGCTTGTGGTTAATTGAGGATGAGTCAGATCCCGCAGACGATTTAATCACCTTGCTTCTCGGCAAACTCAACATCTTCGTAGAGCAGAGAAAGGGGAAACTTGAATTCGACACTGGCTATCAGGACTTCGCAATCTCCTGCATTCGATTCACTATCGTTTACATAAAAGTGAAATAATTCCCAATTTCCTCGTTCGTTGAGTCGATAGCATTCAACACTCATCTGGTCGGGGTCGATTAGCAGATACTCGCGCAGCGTCTCAATGCGGCGATAGTGTCTAAACTTTTCGCCACGGTCAACGGCTTCTGTACTAGGTGAAAGAACCTCAACAATTAAACAAGGATAGCGAATAAATTGACGAGCCAAGCGATCGCGTTCATCACAGGTGACGGAGACATCGGGATAGTGAAATGGCCCTTTGTCAGAAATGCCAACTTTAGCATCACTGGTCAGTACTTTACAGCCCTTACCTCGCAGGTGAGACTTGAGCAGGGCAGCTAAATTGACAGCGACTTGATTGTGGGGAATCGTCCCCCCAGTCATGGCAAACACATTGCCATTAATGTATTCGTAGCGGATGGGCTGCTTTTCCTCCCACGTCAAATAGTCTTGAGGTGTCATTCGTGGAAAGTCAGGACTTGCAACCATAGTTCTGCAATACCCTCATTTATTTCAACCTTAGCAGGCAAACGGCAGCTTGCTTTCAGGAAGGGATAACCCTCCGGGATGCTACGAAGATCGCTTCTCTCGTTATCACACATTAGTTGCCGACAGGTTGAAACCTGCGGCTATACAAACAAAGTGCGCCTACGCGCACTCATGAAATCTCTTAACCCGCGCAGGCGGGTTTGGTTTGTGTAGACGCGATTTCCAATCGCCATCTATCCTTCGCCTTTTGTACTTCGCCTTTTGTACGGAACAGGGTGCGATCGCATTGTAATTACTCCTAGAAGACCGACTTGAAAGCGCGAGCGTCGCATGAGCAGCAAAAGGGTGCAGTACTAAAGCTTTGCTCATTTATCTAGGGTATTATGAATAGATTAATGACCAAGTTGCTAAATTTACCTGGAGTGATAGTAGAAGATAATCAACAAACAGAAGACACATTAATTTTATTTGTAAAATCGGCTAAAAAAACAGCGGTTTGTCCCCGTTGTGGTCAAACAAGTCGTCATCTACATCGTTTTCAAGCAAGAGCTTTGCTTTTTTGGCATTTTCCTAAACTTTTAGCACAGTAAGTACGGAAGAACCAACTTGTCAAGATATATTACCTGCGATCGCGCATTTCTTCGCTGTGTAATTGACTTGATTACACAATCCCTGATTGACCCCTCCCCAACCCTCACTAAAGCTCCGGTCCCCTTATCAAGGGGAGGGAGCAAATCTCCTGTTCCCCCCTTAACAAGGGGGGTTAGGGGGGTTCATTCCAATTTGGCAATTTCTACCCTGTTTCAACTATGAATTCTTGGCTCAGAATGCAGCGTTGCCAACAACTCACTCTCCTGAATCGCCAACTCCTCCAACCGCGCTTTAACCACATTCCGCTCAAAATAAGTATCCGCGAGCACCCAATAAACTCCGTAGTGCCTCGCCTCAGATGCCATCAAACTCCGGTAAAATTCAGCTAACTCGCGATCGGGGCAGTGAGTCGCCAATAATCCCAACCGCTCGTGAGAGCGAGCTTCAATCAAGCCTGAAACCAGCAACGAATCCAACAATCGTTCCGGTTCATTCCGACGAACTAAAGCTGCTAATCCCCCACCATAGGGAGGTGCCGAAAGGGGAGCCAAAGGGATACCAAGCCTTTCCAGCCACTGATTAACCAGCTCAAAGTGTTCCAATTCCTCACGAGCGATCGCCGTTAACTGACGCACCAGTTGCGTGTTGGATGGATAGCGAAACATCAAATTTAGAGCAACTCCCGCCGCCTTACGCTCACAATGAGAGTGGTCGAGTAAAATTATGTTTAGGTGAGCGAGTGCTTGCTCAACCCACTCCCAACGAGTAGGCTGCTTCAGGGTGTTAATAACCGACAGTGTGGAAGAAGACACGGTTTTTCAGAAAATCAACTCAACTTAGAACAGGATAAAGGCTGGCTATGGTCAGGGATGCTCTTCAGTTTAAGGCACTTGAGCTTAAGGAACTATCTTGACAGCTTAAAGGTCTTTCAATGAAAGGCACACATCTGCTGCCCTTAAATGCATCATTTTAGAATACAGGGTCTCATGCCAAGCAAGACGTAAAACTTACAGATTCTCTCTTAGAATCAGAACTTCGGCTGTTGGCTCCTGTTTTAACTCATAAATAATTACTTTGGCTGAGAATCGTGCGGAATAATTTGGGCATACTGAGAACAGTAAGTATGCCTTGGTGTTCCTGACGACACTGACGCAAGCTAACTTCTAAGGGTGCTGCCTGGTATTGGTGCAATTGGATATTAAAAAAGCAAAAATGACCCATCGTCGTATTGTTATCGGTGACGTGCATGGTCACTATGACGCCCTGATGTCTTTATTGGATGCGATCGCCCCTACTGGCGACGACCAAGTTTATTTCCTCGGTGATTTGATTGACCGGGGGCCTCACAGCGCTAAGGTGGTGGAGTTTGTGAAAGAAAGCCCCTACTTTTGCTTGTTGGGTAACCACGAACAAATGTTACTCGATATTTTGGGTGATGGAGAAATCTATGGCCCTGCGCTGCAAGCATGGCTGTACAGTGGCGGTCATAGTACCGTTAACAGCTATGGCGAGGAAGGTGTACGCCAAGATCATATCGATTGGATGCGGACGCTGCCCACTTATATGGACTTAGGAGATACCTGGTTAGTCCATGCCGGAGTCCATCCCCGAATGCCCCTAGAGAAGCAAACCTCGGAGCAATTCTGCTGGATTCGTGATGAATTCCACAGTATGCCTCAGCCTTACTTCCCTAATAAACTCATTATCACAGGTCATACCATCACCTTTACCCTGCCTGGAGTACTCCCTGGCAAACTGGCCCAAGGACGGGGTTGGCTCGATATCGATACGGGTGCTTATCATCCCAAGAGTGGCTGGATGACGGCTGTAGACCTCACCAATTCCCTAGTGTATCAAGCCAACGTGTTTCGCCGCCGCCTGCGTAAATTACCCTTGGCGGAAGCGGTGACACGGGTCGAGCCTTCTAATATCCTCCCACGCCGCTCAGCAGTACGCTAGTGCAAGAAGGCAGAAGTCAGGAGGCAGAAGGCAGAAGGGATATTGCTTTTACAGTAAGCTTTTTAACCTTTTTGAACTGGTGGGTTATTTCCGCCCCGCTGCACTAGTGAGTACGGCTGCACTGAAAAAATCCCAAACAAAAGCCAAATTGATTTGGACATTCCCGTCCCTTAGAAGAGACGGGTTTTGCAGGGTGGGTTCTATAAGAGAGCGCGTATTTTACTTTTATAAGCGGTTGTATTTAAGCCATCTCCTGCATTTGCCCTTTGCGAGTCAATAGCTTGCTCTAACTGTTTAATGCGATCTGAGGTTGCCGGGTGACTACTCAAGAAAGTAGGAACAGAACCTCCAGCTTTAAGCAGCTTTTCCATAAAGGAAACCATCGCCGAGGGCGCATAGCCAGCTTTGGTCAAAGTATCTAATCCCATTTGATCGGCTTCAAACTCGTCCTTACGGCTGTTGGGACGCTTCAAAGCTAGTTCTACTCCAATATTGACCATCGTATTGCGGTCTAGTCCAGCGGCTGAAGCCACGCCTCTGGCGATCGCGGCCTGCCGCATTTGCCCAATGGAATGACGCCCAACAATATGACCAATTTCATGGGACATCACACTCGCCAACTCAGCTTCATTATCTGCGGCGGCAATCAAACCCGCATTGACGTAAACAAATCCCCCCATTGTGGCAAAGGCATTGATACTCTTATCATTAACCACCTGAAAGGTATAAGGGATATCAGGGCGTTTGCTCTGTTGTGCCAAGCGCTGACCAATGTCATTGACGTAGCGATTAATTTCAGAATTACGATAGAGCCTAATCTCGCTGCCGACTAGCTGGCTATTAATCTGCCTACCAATTTGAACTTCCTGATTATTGGAAATATTGGATAGCTGGATGACCTGAATCCCATTAAGAATCAGGTCAAACAAAGACGCTTGCGAGGCTTGGGCGATACCCAAGACCAGACTCAGCGACAAGACGAAGGATACGACGGCATATAAAAGGCGATGTCGATAATGATAGGAGCGTGAAGACAAAAACTTAAACATGGCGGATACGACTAACACAGCTATATTTAATCAGCTTAGAAAACCAAGACGTTCTTTGAGGGCGTTTAGTTGCCATTTTGGCCTGATCTCGTCACGGATTGTGCGGCGTATCCCAAAAAAAGTTGTTGAGTCGTAGGAGACCTTACTCTGTCCTCAAAACCTAGAGTAGCGACATCGCTTATCTCCTAATTTTTGGATAGGTCTATTCTCCCCAAAGCCATCATCGAGTCTGGTGAACCCATACTCTACAGGACGAGAATTTATGCCGCAAGGCAGACCCTATCCTGCTGATCTCTTGTAACAGTCGTGGTAACTTATCACAGGACTGTGATCATGAGCATCTCGCTAGCCTTTTCATCAATTGTGCTAGAGAATGCTTCTTTGATGGTTCGCTTGGCAAAGACACACGCACGACGTTTCATGGCTATTTTGGATTCTAAAGGACGTTTATTTGGTAAGGTGAGCATTCTCGACGTGGGTGCTGCCTTGGTGATTTTATTAGTGATTGTGGGTATCTTTTTCTTTCCCGGCACCACCGGATCTGTAGCGCAAATTGGCGGTGCAACGAAACCCGTAGAAGTGGATTTGATTGTTCGGGGTCTTTCTGTTCGCGATCCCGACGCCTTACTCAAGCAATTTGCGGAGCAAAAGACGACTAATATCATCATTCGCAATCAACCCTACGGTCAGGTTGATATTAAGTCTGTAAAGACACTGCCATCAATGTTAGCCGTACCACAGCCAGATGGCTCTGTCAAAGAGCTACCCGATCCGAGGTCTAACTCTTTTAGTACTGATCTGACGATGACCTTGGTCGGTAAAGGACAAATTACCAAAGATGGGCCAGTGTTGGGTAATAGCAAAATTAAAATTGGCACGCCAGTGGAGTTGGAGGGCATGGATTACAACTTCAGAGCTAGCGTCATTGAAGTCAGAGTGAAGTAAAAAAAGCTAAAGAATGAAGATGAAGGATGAAGTATTAGTTTTCTGGGTTAACAATTTGCCATAGGCTTAGCCTGTAGACCACTTCATACTTCGTCCTTTATTCTTTTCTAATCCCCAGCCGTGGAATCAAGAGATTTTAAATATCGCCGAATTAAACCAATGGTTACCGCAGGCAGTTCTAACTGAGGTGTCAACCCAACATCATCAAGAGTTTGAAAAATGCGGATAGCTTTTGGATTGAGTGAGGCAAGGCGTTGACCAATTTCTGGTCCTGTAAATTGGGATTTTTGTCCCCAAATCATGGCAGTGGGGGTAGTCAATTGTGGTATGTATAGCGATAAGTCAAAGCATAAATCTCCGCGCACAAAGGCCAGTGCAGCATATTCAGCATTCGGCTGCTGGGCTGATTCTAAATAGGCGTTAACGATTTCTTCGTAAACTCGGTTACTTTGGGCAAATTGCCGACCTTCTAAGAAGCTGCGAATTCCAGTGCTGTTGGCAACACCTGTGCTGTAGATAATACGGTCAAGAATTGGGGTGCTGACCAACTGAGCAAAAAAGCTGCGCGTGTAGTTTTCCCCAAAATCTGATAATCCTGCGGGTGTCGTGAGAATTAGGCATTTAAATAGCTCAGGACGAGCAATCGCCGCTCGAATTGTAAACGCGGCTGTCAACGAAGAGGCGACAACAGGCGTTGGTGCTGTACAAGTCTGTTCAATGAACTCTATGATTGTAGTAATGTAGTCATCTATTTTGTAATTCCGTTCAGGGTGCGCTGAACGACCCCAACCGATTAAATCGGGTGCAAGAATTTTATACTCAGTCGCAAAGGCTGGGTATACCTTTGACCATTCATAGGCAGATGAACCACCGCCAAAGCCATGCAAGAACACTAAGGATGGCCGATCGGGGTCGGCGGCTTCGGGTTCCTGCCAGGGTTCCCCATCGGCGGTGTAATACACCATTCGTCCCAGGGAGGTCACCA of the Allocoleopsis franciscana PCC 7113 genome contains:
- a CDS encoding pentapeptide repeat-containing protein, producing MNAIELLERYAAGERSFDFPNLEGINLSDTDLRGADFRGADLFDANLARADLSDANLGGAILSRAVLNRAVLNRAVLSSALLSNAFLNRAVLCGAVLRGAILNGAILNGANLSGADLYHANLSGALLGYADLYHAYLNSALLREADLYHAYLREANLFGANLRSANLSGADLTGANLMATNLRSANLFGANLSDANLGGANMRCALICQTIMPDGEVSNRDCV
- a CDS encoding ABC transporter permease, which gives rise to MNTLMKAIDYATINLDQLMAALSQHLLLVGMPMAIGLGLGLPLGFLSSRSRSASTILINSFNALRVIPSLAILFVAIPYFGLTFTSAAIALTLLVMPPILISTDVAFRSIEPTVQEAAKGMGMTPRQVIQQVEIPLALPVMIAGIKTATVEVIASATLAAFIGAGGLGSFIVLGFALYDKAILLVGAIPVALLALIAEVSLSVLQRSLQPPTAKSLIVQNASEKRYINLT
- a CDS encoding GNAT family N-acetyltransferase codes for the protein MSYKNFVIRAWEPRDREKAAAIIRDALTEYGLPWEPTGADRDVLDVEAFYTAVGGEFWVVEQQGQLVGTGAYYPIQRGNQAVEIRKMYLSASVRGQGLGKYLLQQLEKAIADRGFQEIWIETASVLKEGVKLYETSGYQPATGVETKRCDRVYVKLI
- a CDS encoding helix-turn-helix transcriptional regulator; this encodes MNSDRSETNSAEITLKTLREGRGITQGELGSKLGLSYRAIAEWESGRKLPRFDNAVALARELGVSLKVLAQAMQIDVEGVRDDELQKEWPLQGDS
- a CDS encoding Uma2 family endonuclease encodes the protein MVASPDFPRMTPQDYLTWEEKQPIRYEYINGNVFAMTGGTIPHNQVAVNLAALLKSHLRGKGCKVLTSDAKVGISDKGPFHYPDVSVTCDERDRLARQFIRYPCLIVEVLSPSTEAVDRGEKFRHYRRIETLREYLLIDPDQMSVECYRLNERGNWELFHFYVNDSESNAGDCEVLIASVEFKFPLSLLYEDVEFAEKQGD
- the miaE gene encoding tRNA-(ms[2]io[6]A)-hydroxylase gives rise to the protein MSSSTLSVINTLKQPTRWEWVEQALAHLNIILLDHSHCERKAAGVALNLMFRYPSNTQLVRQLTAIAREELEHFELVNQWLERLGIPLAPLSAPPYGGGLAALVRRNEPERLLDSLLVSGLIEARSHERLGLLATHCPDRELAEFYRSLMASEARHYGVYWVLADTYFERNVVKARLEELAIQESELLATLHSEPRIHS
- a CDS encoding metallophosphoesterase family protein, which translates into the protein MTHRRIVIGDVHGHYDALMSLLDAIAPTGDDQVYFLGDLIDRGPHSAKVVEFVKESPYFCLLGNHEQMLLDILGDGEIYGPALQAWLYSGGHSTVNSYGEEGVRQDHIDWMRTLPTYMDLGDTWLVHAGVHPRMPLEKQTSEQFCWIRDEFHSMPQPYFPNKLIITGHTITFTLPGVLPGKLAQGRGWLDIDTGAYHPKSGWMTAVDLTNSLVYQANVFRRRLRKLPLAEAVTRVEPSNILPRRSAVR
- a CDS encoding M48 family metallopeptidase — protein: MFKFLSSRSYHYRHRLLYAVVSFVLSLSLVLGIAQASQASLFDLILNGIQVIQLSNISNNQEVQIGRQINSQLVGSEIRLYRNSEINRYVNDIGQRLAQQSKRPDIPYTFQVVNDKSINAFATMGGFVYVNAGLIAAADNEAELASVMSHEIGHIVGRHSIGQMRQAAIARGVASAAGLDRNTMVNIGVELALKRPNSRKDEFEADQMGLDTLTKAGYAPSAMVSFMEKLLKAGGSVPTFLSSHPATSDRIKQLEQAIDSQRANAGDGLNTTAYKSKIRALL
- a CDS encoding DUF4330 domain-containing protein, translated to MAILDSKGRLFGKVSILDVGAALVILLVIVGIFFFPGTTGSVAQIGGATKPVEVDLIVRGLSVRDPDALLKQFAEQKTTNIIIRNQPYGQVDIKSVKTLPSMLAVPQPDGSVKELPDPRSNSFSTDLTMTLVGKGQITKDGPVLGNSKIKIGTPVELEGMDYNFRASVIEVRVK
- a CDS encoding alpha/beta fold hydrolase, coding for MIEPNGFKQHSVVTSLGRMVYYTADGEPWQEPEAADPDRPSLVFLHGFGGGSSAYEWSKVYPAFATEYKILAPDLIGWGRSAHPERNYKIDDYITTIIEFIEQTCTAPTPVVASSLTAAFTIRAAIARPELFKCLILTTPAGLSDFGENYTRSFFAQLVSTPILDRIIYSTGVANSTGIRSFLEGRQFAQSNRVYEEIVNAYLESAQQPNAEYAALAFVRGDLCFDLSLYIPQLTTPTAMIWGQKSQFTGPEIGQRLASLNPKAIRIFQTLDDVGLTPQLELPAVTIGLIRRYLKSLDSTAGD